Proteins encoded together in one Lathyrus oleraceus cultivar Zhongwan6 chromosome 5, CAAS_Psat_ZW6_1.0, whole genome shotgun sequence window:
- the LOC127084604 gene encoding uncharacterized protein LOC127084604, protein MASIVTFFNKFCYLFILILHLGCFMFTTAAVTAGKQKQDSCHLLPSKKRKILPLSQPSSPSHPKFKTHKALSSSWHFVKHLFSAKSCKTAITAATTTQASPQSTSTTVKSSQQSLISLVQSDLSFTDPPRKKQPESDISADNNNLFFPLRNDIFPCTVCGEIFQKPNLLENHQSTNHAVSELTGSDPGHNIVQIIFKSGWPETNESPTIHRILKIHNSQKILSKFEEYRESVKSKATRNTRRRDERCIADGNELMRFHCSTFLCELGHNRDSSICSQQFCNICGIIKSGFSQKLDGISTLSTSWRANMSIPDDIEREFRFMNVKRAMLVCRVIAGRVGSDSDDEMDKTDGGFDSVMAREESELVVFNPRAVLPCFVIVYSV, encoded by the coding sequence ATGGCATCCATTGTTACTTTCTTCAACAAGTTTTGCTATCTTTTCATCCTCATTCTCCACCTTGGCTGCTTCATGTTCACCACCGCCGCCGTCACCGCCGGAAAACAAAAACAAGACAGCTGTCATTTGTTACCTTCAAAGAAACGCAAAATCTTACCTTTATCTCAACCCTCTTCACCTTCCCACCCTAAATTCAAAACCCATAAAGCTCTTTCTTCTTCTTGGCATTTTGTCAAACACCTCTTCTCCGCTAAATCCTGCAAAACCGCCATCACTGCTGCCACCACCACACAAGCATCACCTCAATCCACATCAACCACCGTGAAATCCTCCCAACAATCGCTTATCTCGCTTGTTCAATCCGACTTGAGTTTCACGGATCCCCCACGCAAGAAACAACCCGAATCAGATATCTCCGCCGACAACAACAACCTGTTCTTCCCCCTGCGTAACGACATCTTCCCATGCACCGTCTGCGGCGAGATTTTCCAGAAACCCAACCTCCTAGAGAATCACCAATCCACAAACCACGCCGTGTCGGAACTTACCGGATCCGACCCGGGTCACAACATAGTCCAAATCATATTCAAATCGGGTTGGCCTGAAACAAACGAGTCTCCAACTATTCACCGAATCCTAAAGATCCACAACAGCCAGAAAATCCTCTCAAAATTCGAAGAATATCGCGAATCAGTAAAATCCAAAGCCACGCGAAACACGCGCCGCCGCGACGAACGCTGCATCGCCGACGGAAACGAACTAATGCGTTTTCACTGCTCCACGTTTCTATGCGAGTTAGGACATAACAGGGATTCTTCAATTTGTTCTCAGCAATTTTGTAATATCTGCGGAATTATTAAATCAGGTTTTTCACAAAAATTAGACGGAATTTCCACGCTGTCAACAAGCTGGAGGGCAAACATGTCAATTCCCGATGACATCGAACGTGAATTTCGCTTCATGAACGTGAAACGGGCCATGCTTGTTTGTAGGGTGATTGCGGGTCGGGTTGGATCCGATTCGGATGATGAGATGGATAAAACCGATGGGGGTTTTGATTCGGTGATGGCACGTGAAGAGAGTGAGTTGGTAGTTTTTAATCCTAGGGCCGTGCTTCCTTGTTTTgtgattgtgtatagtgtgtga